DNA from Sorex araneus isolate mSorAra2 chromosome 6, mSorAra2.pri, whole genome shotgun sequence:
tatacttttaatatttaaaacaagcagctaaatttttaaatgaaagtatttCCAGGACTGTTTGGACTGAAAAGAAATTCATATAAAAACAGTGTGAATGCTAGAGATGGGAGGATTTATAAATATCTTTCTTGGTCTTATATTTAAAGTCAGGGGttaggagaaatagtacagtgggtacactgcttgcctttcacatggctgatccaggcttGATACCCCACATTCCATTtacttccctgagccccaccaggattgaccaCTTAGAGactggagtaaactctgaacacagctgggtatggcccaataacatgacaaaaagaaaaataaaataaagtttaaaaagaccTTATTCTTCCTGAAATATTGCAGTGTTATAAAGAGATGTGCCAAGATAAATACAAAGGGAAATAATATCTGCTTTTccttcattcccctccccccaaatgtaCTTAATCAGCTTCTAAGAGAATTTTGCTCTGTGCTATCATCCTATTTTAAATGCAACAGTCTACATAGTGAATTtcttatctgttttgttttcacaCTATAAACTAAAGGATTGAGGACAGGtgtgaggaaaaggaaaatgttgGACATAGTGACATGAGGAAGAGGAGAGTGATACTTGCCTATTCTGTGGATCAGGGCTAAGGCAATAAGTGGGACATAGAAAATGAGGACAGTGATAATGTGGGAAACACACGTATTGAGCGCTTTTAGCCGTCCCTCTCTGGAAGCAATGCCTATAACCGTCTTCAAGATTAGTGCGTAGGAGAGAACAATAAAGATGGAGTCAACGCCAAAGGAACAGAGAACCAGGGTGAGACCATATATGATGTTGACACGAATAGACCCACAAGCTAACTTCATCACATCAGGGTGGAAACAGAATGAGTGAGACAGGACGATGTTCTTACAGAAGGGAAGTCGCTTGAGCAAGATGGGTAAAGGGGCCATCAATGCCACTCCTCGAAACATAGCAGCCAATCCCATCTGAGTAATTCGGGAGCCAGTTAGGACCATGGTGTAGCGCAGGGGGTTACGTATGGCCACAAAGCGGTCAAAAGCCATGGCCAGCAGGATTGCTGACTCCATGGAAGAGAAGGTGTGAATGAAGAACATCTGGGCCAGGCAACCATGGAACTCAATCTCTCTGTGGTTGAGAAGAAAGACAtttagaacagtgggtaaggttgaTGCTGATATGCCGGTGTCAGTGGCTGCCAACATGGACAGGAATACATATTGAGGCTCATGAAGGCTGGGATTCTTATGTATTATATGAATGATGATGCAGTTCCCCATAATGGCAATCATATACATGATTATCAATGGAATGGACATCCATATATGAGACTTTTCCAGTCCTGGAATTcctgaaagaaggaagaagggcgGCTGGTAGAAAGTGCCATTGAACATCAACATGATGATTAAGCCTAAGGAAAAAGGAAGTTTAAGACAGTGAAGTTGAAAAATCAATTTAAGTTTATTTGTTTGAAGACATGGTCTAGAAATAGGAGAGATTATCTGTTGTATGCAGAGAACATTGACTAGGATTGACctcagtttaatttaaaaaactatcaatacacatatatgtatatatacttaaattTAGGTAGCATTACTATTAACATGGTACATCTTGAGTACAGTTTCATACTGCATCAGATTTATATCTATTACCATCTACTACAACTCTTACCAGTGAAATTATAATTGCCATCTACTATTATTCAAaactggaacaacagcacagcgggtagggtatttgccttggacaggtttgattcctccgtccctctccaagagcccagagAGCTTCCAAAAGTAtactgcccacatagcagagcctgacaagctacccgtggcatatttgatatgccaaaaacagtaacaacatgtctcacaatggagacgttaccggtccctgctcgaacaaatctgaTGAACGATgggatcacagtgctacagtgctatagatacCAGCCTAAATATGACACCATACtctataactttttaattttttctataaatagTACTATGTTTATTCTATCATATTTTCCATAAATTCTGTCTTTGACATGTCTTAACACACACTACAACTTACCTACTATCTACACTTGTCAAATTTATGAATGCTACCTTTTTATTACAGGCTTCTTTTAgccctcaaaaaatattttactcactTTATGCACATATATCTATTTTGCACACATATCTTAAAAAGATGCATAATTTATTCACTGTCCATGCTTAACTGCatctaatgttttatttattccatttattttcttactcTAATCTCAATACTAATAATACAATCAAATACTTACTACTTTGTGGAACACAGACTTTACTAGAATGTGATTTCTATACATACATAGAAGCCAGTGTTTgcttaatataattaattagcaAGTATGCTAATATAATTCGATGATAGTGACTTAAGATGAACCTACCAAAAAAATGAAGACTATCAAATGCATTGTAATTATGTAAGGCAGATCATAACCAGTGGAGGACATATATTGGTTATGGTCTGGCATACATAATTATataacaatggagacgtcacaAAGCTTTGCTATGTGAGgtttatggagcgatagcacagcaggtagggcgtttgccttgcacttggccgacccgggtttgattcctctcagagagcccggcaagctaccaagagtatcccacctgcacagcagagcctggcaagctacccatggcgtattccatatgccaaaaacagtaacaaccagtctcacaatagagacttactggtgcctgctcaagcaaatctatgaacaatgggacgaaagtgctacagtgctatgttacaATCATAAACATAACCATGAGGATGCTTTCACAGAATACCTGGGAAAATGTGTCAATATAAAACCAGCgcttttttcattaaatttctgTGTCAAATTACCTAAGCACAAATCAAAACCCCCAAATGATTGTTAACACTAGctatttttatcttctaaataAGCACTTGTCTCAATAATTTATGAATTTAAGCAGAACAGAGGATAGTATAATTTTAGGAAGGAAGTGATAGAATTAAGTATGTGACAAAATAAGTGCTGGAACCTGATAGATAGTATAAGATTATGGTGCTTtacagtgcctgccttgcacttggctgaccatGTTTTTGTCCCCAGCTCCACGCCACTGCATATTCTTTCCCAAACGATCaccggagtgactcctgaacaaaGAACAAGTTGGTGACTGTTGTAAACCATATATCCCATTCAGAGCTATATTAAATTAATCATGctgtgtatttaaaaatattaattagtaAAATGAACTATAGGAATAATAATACATTAAGTTAATttgtaaaatgtataaataatttttttaaaaaattttatttactatacTCTATCCTTGTAAAAGGATAGAGTATAGTAACTGCTTGTGACTCAGAACATTCCTATAGTTAcaacagaagacagaaaaaagTTTGAGATTGTTACCAAATATTAACTGAACAGTTGTTAAAACATTATGGTAGGGTATGAGATGATACCAATGACATGCACTTCATGgtcatttttctaaaattcctATAAgagtataataataatttttagaataatCAGTGATTAAATTATTAATCAGGTCAAATATTACATGATTTCTTTGACAAAATACCTTTCATAAGTTATGATGACTTCACCTCTCAAAAgtgaaacatcatcatcatcatcatcatcatcatcatcatcatcatcattatcatgccattgatcgtcaattttctcgagcggtctcagtaacatctccatttgtcttagccctgagattttaacagcctctttttacttgtccttcccaatggtgtcgtattggaggctctttcagggtcaggggaatgagacccatcattgttactggtttgggcatatgaatatgccaaggggagcttgccaggctctcccataatgaaaagaataaaattcacaaagattccaTGAAAACAACTGCCAGGATATGTCTAACACACATTATCCCACCTGTTATTCCCAAGGATCAGCATTAGACTCCAAAACAAAGACCTGGAGGATAAGTCAGGGGTGTGAGCAAGAGAGGACAAACCTCTAGCCCTGACCTGGGAAGTCCCTGCTTTGGAACCGGAAATGTTCTGATGGCAGGCACCCTCCCACATCAGGTCACAGCCCCACATAGTGGAGGTActgccagatgctccttcctCGCCTGGGGATGCATACCAGGCTGGAATTCGGGGTCAGGACAGGCTGGAATTCTGTCAGGACAGGGGTGATGGGCTCGGTGAACTGGAGAGGATACTGCAATGCTGAGATCCGGGACTCCTCCCTGGGCCCAAGGACAGTCCTTATGAGCCCAGCAATCACTTAAGTCCTAGGCCAGGAGCTCCTTTGATTAAACACCCCTGAGGTTCAAGGCTGCCCACAGCGACCACAGCCCCCACAGAGGTTCTGCCATtgggggcagccacagggacTCAGCATGAACAACCTTTTTCCTCATTCTGCTCACAAAAGTATCATGCGTGTATGTCTGTCAGTGTGTTTACAAcaggcactgctcaggacttattcgaACTTggcactcgggggtcacttctgttgtggcttgggggaccttttggaattccgggaattgaacctgagttgaccttATGCAAAGTAAGAGCCTTCCCCACTATATGACCACTCCGGctgtttctaaataaatttctttccaacacagcaggagtgatccctacacaAATATCTcctcctccacaaaaaaaaacaactacctGGAATTGCTGTTTGAATATTCAATACAATCAAATCTAGTGaatttccttataaaataaaaaaaataaaaaaccaaatacCTTGCTTTAAATATAGCCTCTTTACACACAATATTCACCCCAACATCTGGGAGTCGCCtggtcagggccagagagctgaTGAATAATTGAGAGATGCATTTCAACTTGACTTGAGCAGAAATTCTTTATCAGGAAAGACAccaaagtggggccagagagacagttaaaAAAATATGGTGCTTCCCTTAGTGACAACGAttaatcctcagcattccatatgaaaCCAAGATCACCAGTGGAAAATATTTCTGAGGGTAGAGTCTGGAGTAAACCTCTGGGGAATTATAGGTTTGCCCAACTCCAcaccccaaaaaacaaccaaaaatctgtcagtgtcactgtcatcccattgctcatcaatttacttgagtgggcaccaataacatctccatcgtgaaacttgttgtt
Protein-coding regions in this window:
- the LOC101539986 gene encoding olfactory receptor 51I2-like, encoding MLMFNGTFYQPPFFLLSGIPGLEKSHIWMSIPLIIMYMIAIMGNCIIIHIIHKNPSLHEPQYVFLSMLAATDTGISASTLPTVLNVFLLNHREIEFHGCLAQMFFIHTFSSMESAILLAMAFDRFVAIRNPLRYTMVLTGSRITQMGLAAMFRGVALMAPLPILLKRLPFCKNIVLSHSFCFHPDVMKLACGSIRVNIIYGLTLVLCSFGVDSIFIVLSYALILKTVIGIASREGRLKALNTCVSHIITVLIFYVPLIALALIHRIGKYHSPLPHVTMSNIFLFLTPVLNPLVYSVKTKQIRNSLCRLLHLK